A genomic region of Lysinibacillus sp. 2017 contains the following coding sequences:
- the istA gene encoding IS21 family transposase, which yields MYITLDVQTNFEINSLSDLPKFKQLMENLKMKINKSQLAREMGVDRRTVDKYLNGFTPKETKEKASILDDYYEVIAALLSEDSKQVFYYRRILWQYLKDNHGLECGASTFRRYIAKTPEFAAYFTDQMRIPSPKGTTRFETPPGQQAQFDWKESIPFETSDGEKVEVNVGALVLGYSRFRIFTLTLSKTQDVLFSFLTEAFEKIGGVPKEIVTDNPKTIMDVARTEQCSGKINSRFAAFAKDFDFKVRPCIARRPRTKGKVETQMKFIDEIHAYQGQLTLEELYHFIEKLMNRLNQSFHQGSGKIPVFALEKEKSSLLPLPAEKIRNSYRIKHQLVQVNTSSMVSYKANQYSVPTKYIGQKVGIQIHDDQLWIYYNMECIAQHLISNRKLNIRPSDYKETLQISAPRYPDIDTLAKNNLKAIGEVYDT from the coding sequence ATGTACATAACGCTAGATGTTCAAACGAATTTTGAAATTAATAGTCTTTCAGACTTACCAAAATTCAAACAGTTAATGGAGAATTTAAAAATGAAAATTAACAAAAGCCAGTTGGCTAGAGAAATGGGTGTGGATCGACGTACAGTTGATAAGTACCTAAATGGATTTACACCAAAAGAAACAAAAGAAAAGGCATCTATTTTAGATGATTATTATGAGGTAATCGCTGCACTACTGTCGGAGGATTCAAAGCAGGTGTTTTATTACCGCCGTATACTTTGGCAATATTTAAAAGACAATCACGGTTTAGAATGTGGTGCTTCTACATTCCGTCGCTATATCGCAAAGACACCCGAATTCGCAGCTTATTTTACAGATCAAATGCGTATTCCCTCACCGAAAGGTACGACAAGATTTGAAACACCACCAGGTCAACAGGCACAGTTTGATTGGAAGGAAAGCATTCCTTTTGAGACAAGTGATGGTGAAAAAGTAGAGGTAAACGTAGGTGCGCTGGTTCTAGGGTATTCAAGATTCCGTATATTTACTCTGACATTGAGTAAAACACAAGATGTTTTGTTCTCATTTTTAACCGAAGCATTCGAAAAAATTGGGGGTGTTCCAAAAGAGATCGTAACTGATAACCCAAAAACAATTATGGATGTGGCACGAACAGAACAGTGTTCAGGAAAAATAAATAGCAGGTTCGCCGCTTTTGCGAAGGATTTTGACTTTAAGGTACGACCATGTATAGCACGGCGTCCTCGTACAAAAGGTAAAGTAGAAACACAGATGAAATTTATTGATGAAATCCATGCATATCAAGGTCAATTGACCTTAGAAGAGCTCTATCATTTCATTGAAAAGTTAATGAATCGATTGAATCAATCTTTCCATCAAGGGTCAGGCAAAATACCCGTATTTGCTTTAGAAAAAGAAAAGAGCTCCCTACTTCCGCTACCCGCAGAAAAGATAAGGAACTCTTACCGTATCAAGCATCAGCTTGTACAAGTAAACACATCAAGTATGGTCTCCTACAAAGCCAACCAGTATTCAGTCCCCACTAAGTACATTGGCCAAAAAGTTGGGATACAAATACATGATGATCAATTATGGATTTATTATAACATGGAGTGTATTGCACAGCATCTTATATCGAATCGAAAATTAAATATTCGTCCTTCAGATTATAAAGAAACCTTGCAAATTTCTGCACCTCGTTATCCAGACATTGATACTTTAGCGAAAAACAATCTAAAAGCTATTGGAGAGGTGTATGACACATGA
- the srtB gene encoding class B sortase has translation MRKWIRFASVVVMVICTGVLINYFYSYIKVEKELESAQQIVETSKLETLQQQNKKIIGWLSLEDSRLNNPVLQTDNNEFYLKHNYLNQSSRGGSIFVDYRNDALYDRHTIFYGHVLRNGSMFGELAKFSDQQYATEHPVFIYETNDKTYTLEVFAAYETTTDFYYLETDFTDDTFGQFLTTIQSQSVIEMPVEVSEQDQIVTFSTCTTSADDIERFVVHAKVIPQEPTE, from the coding sequence ATGCGAAAATGGATCCGATTCGCAAGCGTCGTTGTCATGGTCATATGCACAGGTGTGCTCATCAATTATTTTTATAGCTATATAAAAGTAGAAAAAGAGCTTGAATCAGCGCAGCAAATTGTCGAAACGAGTAAGCTTGAAACATTACAACAGCAAAATAAAAAGATTATCGGCTGGTTATCTTTAGAAGACAGTCGATTAAATAATCCAGTATTACAAACGGATAATAATGAATTTTATTTAAAGCATAATTATTTAAACCAAAGTAGTCGTGGCGGTAGTATATTTGTAGATTATCGAAACGATGCGTTGTATGACCGCCATACGATTTTTTATGGGCATGTTTTACGCAACGGCTCGATGTTTGGCGAGCTTGCAAAGTTTTCAGACCAACAATATGCCACGGAGCATCCAGTTTTTATTTATGAAACGAATGATAAAACGTATACGTTAGAAGTATTTGCTGCTTATGAAACGACGACGGATTTTTATTATTTAGAAACTGATTTTACCGATGATACTTTCGGCCAATTTTTAACAACAATCCAAAGCCAATCGGTCATTGAGATGCCAGTAGAAGTAAGTGAGCAAGATCAAATTGTTACATTTTCAACTTGTACGACATCTGCAGACGATATCGAGCGCTTTGTTGTTCATGCAAAAGTTATCCCACAAGAGCCCACTGAGTGA
- a CDS encoding S-layer homology domain-containing protein: MAKQSKATKAVIASLLATSAIVPAMAVSAADATTPATAKTIDFKLEDTMGGILSKYITSPGALVELQGKQYIQVTLPDAVLSLVKTVTVNGTSIINDKKQISVPLTADYAPVKIELETSLGNITATVTPDKSSIKGGEEKTEEAKPAVEGKPFTPGKKFESVADGTYDVTIDAYDPEKNVGGYAAITPHLSTNAKLVVKEGKYKLQVSPSAASNAMIAGFKINDKELTAISGSPTGEVQVFEIELDSISELYKASVHVVVKAANMDKWYPFGIAINTADLELPKAGVKEETKPEPTSKTMPVSVYKDGTKETSIMQGKYLADTVTVTATEGGYDVDVTFPEGQHLNDFTVEGATVALKSEEVVGANTVKIYTVSVADLSKLYTAAADLTVKLNGEILYEEIHEVQLEFGKKVTENPFSDIDNDIHKDYILNLYAKGIFKADDKFNPKGPLKRYQFALMLNRALNLEVPTSTKFTDISKLDAESQGAIKALNAYGIINGTSATTFGAGDGIKRQHAALMIYRVLEKNGFKATGATANFTDLPKDAETAKAISELNALGIMTGYNGKVDPNGVLTRSQMAKIVNNALTALADLK; this comes from the coding sequence ATGGCAAAGCAATCTAAAGCAACAAAAGCTGTAATCGCTTCATTATTAGCGACATCAGCAATCGTACCAGCAATGGCAGTATCTGCTGCAGACGCGACTACACCTGCAACAGCAAAAACGATCGACTTCAAATTAGAAGATACTATGGGGGGGATTCTATCAAAATACATTACAAGTCCTGGGGCTTTGGTAGAGTTACAAGGTAAGCAATATATCCAAGTAACATTGCCAGATGCAGTATTATCATTGGTTAAAACGGTTACAGTAAATGGTACATCAATCATTAACGACAAAAAGCAAATTTCTGTACCATTAACAGCAGACTATGCTCCTGTAAAAATTGAATTAGAAACATCCCTTGGTAATATTACAGCGACTGTAACTCCAGACAAATCGTCGATTAAAGGTGGCGAAGAAAAAACTGAGGAAGCTAAACCAGCAGTAGAAGGTAAACCTTTTACACCTGGTAAAAAATTCGAATCTGTTGCAGATGGTACGTATGATGTAACAATTGATGCATATGATCCTGAAAAAAATGTGGGCGGTTATGCAGCAATTACTCCACATTTATCTACAAATGCTAAATTAGTAGTAAAAGAGGGTAAATATAAGTTACAAGTTTCTCCATCAGCGGCTTCAAACGCAATGATTGCAGGTTTTAAAATTAATGATAAAGAATTAACTGCCATTTCAGGTTCTCCAACAGGTGAAGTACAAGTATTTGAAATTGAACTCGATTCAATTAGTGAGTTATATAAAGCAAGCGTTCATGTTGTTGTAAAAGCTGCAAATATGGATAAATGGTATCCATTTGGTATTGCAATCAACACGGCTGATCTAGAATTACCAAAAGCTGGAGTAAAAGAAGAAACTAAACCAGAACCAACTAGCAAAACTATGCCTGTATCTGTTTATAAAGACGGTACAAAAGAAACTTCAATCATGCAAGGCAAATACTTAGCTGATACAGTAACAGTAACTGCTACTGAAGGCGGCTATGATGTAGACGTAACTTTCCCAGAAGGTCAACATTTAAATGACTTTACTGTAGAAGGCGCAACAGTTGCATTAAAATCTGAAGAGGTTGTGGGTGCAAACACAGTAAAAATCTACACAGTTTCTGTAGCCGATTTATCAAAACTTTACACTGCTGCAGCTGACTTAACAGTTAAGCTAAACGGTGAAATCTTATATGAAGAAATTCATGAAGTTCAATTAGAATTTGGCAAAAAAGTAACTGAAAATCCATTCTCAGATATTGATAATGATATTCATAAAGACTATATCTTAAACTTATATGCAAAAGGTATTTTCAAAGCGGATGATAAATTCAATCCAAAAGGCCCATTAAAACGTTACCAATTCGCTTTAATGTTAAATCGTGCATTAAACTTAGAAGTACCAACTTCAACAAAATTCACTGACATCTCTAAATTAGATGCAGAATCTCAAGGCGCAATTAAAGCATTAAATGCTTACGGTATCATCAACGGTACTTCTGCAACAACATTTGGTGCTGGAGATGGTATTAAACGTCAACACGCAGCATTAATGATCTACCGTGTATTAGAGAAAAATGGCTTTAAAGCAACAGGCGCTACTGCTAACTTCACAGACTTACCAAAAGACGCTGAAACAGCAAAAGCAATCTCTGAATTAAATGCATTAGGTATCATGACTGGCTACAACGGTAAAGTTGATCCTAATGGTGTATTAACTCGCTCTCAAATGGCGAAAATCGTTAATAACGCATTAACAGCATTAGCAGACTTAAAATAA
- a CDS encoding EfeM/EfeO family lipoprotein, with amino-acid sequence MKNTKKLMTILLAASVLTACGTKEDETVEPIEPVEQQEEVKVEVAAEANEFKAFVDGQIDDFVKDTELLASLVKEGKLEEAQKLYPLVTMYYERMQPITTDFEELDKKINAPLEQGKENEGTGFTRLAYGLFNEKKTAGYEQVAEQLVTDIKELKTQLSTIDVTQNNVLASSVKMLDQFANERLTKASDANNEVYAAKAQTEIAEEVVKIFMSRTTPESSAKATEQMGVLNETIAYYEVGKEDYVNYSFFTSKQKEELTTAINNVKDALQQMNDTLK; translated from the coding sequence ATGAAAAATACAAAAAAATTAATGACCATTTTACTTGCTGCAAGCGTATTAACTGCTTGTGGTACGAAAGAAGACGAAACAGTAGAGCCAATAGAACCTGTTGAACAACAAGAAGAAGTAAAGGTTGAAGTAGCCGCTGAAGCAAATGAATTTAAAGCATTTGTTGACGGTCAAATTGATGATTTTGTGAAGGATACAGAACTACTTGCATCACTTGTAAAAGAAGGCAAGTTAGAAGAGGCACAAAAACTTTATCCACTTGTAACGATGTATTATGAGCGTATGCAACCAATTACGACTGATTTTGAAGAGCTTGATAAAAAAATCAACGCACCCCTTGAACAAGGGAAAGAAAATGAAGGAACAGGCTTTACTCGTTTAGCATACGGCTTGTTCAACGAAAAGAAAACTGCAGGTTATGAACAAGTTGCAGAGCAGTTAGTAACGGATATCAAAGAATTGAAAACACAATTATCGACAATTGATGTTACGCAAAATAATGTATTAGCTTCATCGGTTAAGATGTTGGACCAATTCGCAAATGAGCGTTTAACAAAAGCGAGTGATGCGAACAATGAAGTGTACGCAGCAAAAGCGCAAACAGAGATAGCAGAAGAAGTTGTGAAAATCTTTATGAGCCGCACAACACCTGAAAGCTCGGCGAAAGCAACGGAACAAATGGGTGTTTTAAACGAAACCATTGCGTATTACGAAGTTGGAAAAGAAGATTACGTGAATTACAGCTTCTTCACAAGCAAGCAAAAAGAAGAGCTGACAACAGCTATCAACAACGTAAAAGATGCTTTACAACAAATGAATGACACATTGAAATAA
- a CDS encoding ABC transporter ATP-binding protein, with amino-acid sequence MEIKQVVVSHDGKTLHLNGVSTQIPNGKVTTIIGPNGCGKSTLLSVMSRNNKPLEGQATLENRDLVDYKPKEFAKKFAIVYQQNDIPTDLTVEKLVMYGRMPHTSMFKKSSPEDKEAVTWALTCTNLLGKRHNDLSALSGGERQRVWIAMALAQKTDILCLDEPTTYLDIYYQLELLELVKRLNVDHGLTIVMVLHDINQAIRYSDHILLMKAGQIIAEGAPRAVITKDVIKEVYGVNSVFHEDDELGLYMMPLGI; translated from the coding sequence ATGGAAATTAAACAAGTAGTTGTTTCACATGATGGCAAGACGCTCCATTTAAATGGAGTGTCGACGCAAATTCCAAATGGAAAAGTTACGACAATCATTGGACCAAATGGCTGTGGGAAATCGACATTATTAAGTGTTATGTCACGCAATAACAAGCCACTTGAAGGACAGGCGACGCTAGAAAATCGCGATTTAGTGGACTACAAACCGAAGGAATTTGCGAAGAAGTTTGCAATCGTCTATCAGCAAAATGATATTCCGACTGATTTGACCGTAGAAAAATTAGTTATGTATGGACGCATGCCACATACGTCAATGTTCAAAAAAAGCTCACCTGAAGATAAGGAAGCTGTGACTTGGGCATTAACGTGCACGAATCTACTCGGTAAACGACATAATGATTTGTCAGCATTATCTGGTGGGGAACGTCAGCGTGTTTGGATTGCGATGGCACTTGCACAAAAGACGGATATACTTTGCCTAGACGAACCAACGACCTATTTAGACATTTACTATCAATTAGAATTACTAGAGCTTGTGAAGCGGTTGAATGTAGATCACGGTTTAACGATTGTCATGGTATTACATGATATTAACCAAGCAATCCGCTATAGCGACCATATACTTTTAATGAAAGCTGGCCAAATTATCGCTGAAGGTGCACCACGAGCAGTCATTACAAAAGACGTGATTAAAGAAGTGTACGGCGTGAATTCAGTATTCCATGAAGATGATGAGCTAGGCCTTTACATGATGCCACTAGGAATTTAA
- a CDS encoding iron ABC transporter permease, with amino-acid sequence MTKKIISFVAIAILLFVTIVYASTTGSIKMSFIEFITSLFDANNDKMAAIKDLRFPRIIVAIFAGAALSVAGVLLQAIMRNPLADAGFIGISAGAAFTKLFIISFVPTMFFFSPIAAFIGGAFACFLVFLLSWKSGLNPLKLILVGIAINAMFSGLTEAMINFGASSSGSITSNLTLKTWDDVSLIATYGTIGLVLAFVLYSWCNVLVLSDKTAKSVGFNVMWARILIAIVAVMLAASSVVVAGVISFVGILVPHIARRLVGYDHKVLIPFTALLGALLILLADTLGRTMFSPMEIPASTIMAIIGGPFLIFLLRKE; translated from the coding sequence GTGACAAAAAAGATTATCAGCTTTGTAGCAATCGCAATTTTACTGTTTGTAACAATTGTATATGCTTCAACGACAGGTAGTATTAAAATGTCATTTATTGAGTTTATTACAAGTTTGTTTGATGCGAATAATGATAAAATGGCAGCGATTAAGGATTTACGCTTTCCGAGAATCATTGTAGCCATTTTTGCAGGGGCTGCGCTATCGGTAGCGGGCGTATTGTTACAGGCAATTATGCGTAACCCACTTGCAGATGCTGGATTTATCGGGATTTCAGCAGGGGCCGCATTTACAAAATTATTTATCATATCGTTCGTTCCGACAATGTTCTTTTTTTCTCCGATTGCTGCGTTTATCGGGGGGGCCTTTGCCTGTTTCTTAGTATTTTTACTGTCATGGAAATCAGGCTTAAATCCGCTTAAATTAATTTTGGTCGGGATTGCGATTAATGCGATGTTCTCTGGTTTAACAGAGGCCATGATTAATTTTGGTGCTTCTTCGTCAGGTTCGATTACGTCAAATTTAACATTAAAAACATGGGATGATGTTTCGCTTATTGCGACATACGGAACGATTGGTTTAGTACTCGCTTTCGTTTTATATTCATGGTGTAATGTGTTAGTGTTATCAGATAAGACAGCGAAAAGTGTCGGCTTTAATGTAATGTGGGCACGAATTTTGATTGCCATTGTAGCGGTCATGTTAGCGGCATCTTCTGTTGTCGTAGCGGGTGTGATTTCATTCGTTGGTATTTTGGTACCACATATCGCACGTCGCTTAGTTGGTTATGATCATAAGGTGTTAATTCCGTTTACAGCACTATTAGGGGCCTTGCTTATTTTATTAGCAGACACATTAGGTCGTACAATGTTTAGCCCAATGGAAATTCCTGCGTCTACGATTATGGCAATTATCGGTGGACCATTCTTAATATTTTTACTTAGAAAAGAGTGA
- the istB gene encoding IS21-like element helper ATPase IstB, producing MIQQTNYQQLLKNLEYLKLKQMVTHLDEVVDFGIHNQMSFIDTLIKLTNYEIDLREHNMIHAMVKVGAFPNLKEIKDYDFDFQPSINPQQIHDFLTLRFIESNENIVFLGPSGVGKTHLASAIGIAAAKKRTSTYFIKCHDLIQNLKRARLENRLESRLKHYTKYRLLIIDEIGYLPIDPEDAKLFFQLIDMRYEKRSTIFTTNANFKSWDEVFQEPKLANAILDRILHHATVVTIIGNSYRLKNHLAPESE from the coding sequence ATGATACAGCAAACAAATTATCAGCAACTTTTGAAGAACTTAGAGTATTTAAAATTAAAACAAATGGTTACACATTTAGATGAAGTCGTGGACTTCGGCATCCACAATCAAATGTCATTTATCGATACGTTGATTAAATTAACAAATTATGAAATTGATTTACGTGAACACAATATGATTCATGCGATGGTAAAAGTGGGTGCCTTCCCAAATCTAAAAGAGATAAAGGACTATGATTTCGACTTCCAACCGTCAATCAACCCGCAACAGATTCATGATTTTCTTACATTACGTTTTATTGAGAGTAATGAAAACATCGTATTTTTAGGCCCTAGTGGTGTGGGTAAGACCCATTTAGCCTCCGCTATCGGGATTGCGGCTGCAAAAAAACGTACAAGTACGTATTTTATAAAATGTCATGATTTGATTCAGAACTTAAAAAGGGCTCGCCTAGAGAATCGTCTAGAGAGCCGCTTGAAGCATTACACAAAATATAGGTTACTTATTATCGATGAAATTGGTTATTTACCCATTGATCCGGAGGATGCAAAACTCTTCTTCCAGTTAATCGATATGCGTTATGAAAAACGAAGCACAATCTTTACAACAAACGCTAACTTTAAATCTTGGGACGAAGTGTTTCAGGAGCCTAAGTTAGCCAATGCGATTTTAGATCGCATTTTACATCACGCAACGGTTGTAACAATCATCGGTAATTCTTATCGTTTGAAAAACCATTTAGCTCCAGAAAGTGAGTAA
- a CDS encoding aldehyde dehydrogenase: MNFSTQDVEQMISLQRSFYFTGATKDVEFRKQQLVLLKENIKKYENQVIEALALDLRKSEFEAYSNEIGIVYDSISNFLKNINSWMKPESIKTPLHFQPAKSYIVREPYGVALIIGPFNYPFQLVMEPLIGAIIGGNTAIVKPSETAVHTAVIVKKIIEDTFPPNYVRVVEGEKEEVTALIHAPFDYIFFTGSVAVGKIVAKAAAERLTPLALELGGKSPVIVDQTANLEIAAKRIAWGKFNNTGQTCVAPDYVLVHESVAKKFNKIMKKTLREFFGGDAQASPDYGRIINTRQFDRLQSILDRERATVTFGGVTDREDLYIEPTILENVSWDSPSMEDELFGPILPVMTYQQLPQAIHEIRQLPKPLSAYLFSENDKAIDYFLQELPFGGGCINDVITHVANGYLPFGGVGPSGVKAYHGKASFENFTHAKSVMQRSNKLEIGLLFPPYKQKVKLVRTIMK, encoded by the coding sequence ATGAATTTTTCTACACAAGACGTAGAGCAAATGATTTCCTTACAACGATCGTTTTACTTTACTGGTGCAACAAAGGATGTTGAATTCCGTAAGCAACAATTAGTGTTATTAAAAGAAAATATAAAAAAATATGAGAACCAAGTTATCGAAGCATTAGCGTTAGATTTAAGAAAAAGTGAATTTGAAGCGTATTCAAATGAAATCGGTATTGTCTACGATAGCATTTCCAACTTTTTAAAAAATATAAATAGCTGGATGAAGCCAGAGTCGATTAAAACGCCACTCCACTTCCAACCAGCCAAAAGCTATATTGTACGTGAGCCATATGGGGTTGCGTTAATTATTGGTCCATTTAATTATCCATTCCAATTAGTGATGGAGCCATTAATTGGGGCGATTATCGGTGGTAATACTGCCATTGTGAAACCTTCAGAAACAGCAGTCCATACCGCGGTTATTGTAAAAAAAATAATTGAAGATACCTTCCCACCGAACTATGTACGTGTCGTGGAAGGCGAGAAAGAAGAAGTAACAGCACTTATTCATGCGCCATTTGATTATATTTTCTTTACAGGTAGTGTAGCGGTCGGAAAAATCGTTGCCAAGGCTGCAGCAGAGCGCTTAACACCATTAGCGCTTGAACTGGGAGGGAAAAGTCCTGTTATCGTCGATCAAACAGCTAACCTAGAAATCGCGGCAAAGCGTATTGCCTGGGGGAAATTTAATAATACGGGGCAAACTTGTGTAGCACCAGATTACGTGCTCGTGCATGAATCGGTTGCGAAAAAGTTTAATAAAATAATGAAAAAGACACTTCGAGAATTTTTCGGTGGAGATGCGCAAGCAAGTCCAGATTATGGGCGTATTATTAATACACGCCAATTTGACCGTCTGCAAAGTATTTTAGACCGCGAACGTGCCACTGTAACATTTGGTGGTGTGACAGACCGCGAAGATTTATATATTGAACCAACAATCTTAGAAAATGTTTCATGGGATAGTCCATCAATGGAAGACGAGCTCTTCGGACCGATTTTACCTGTGATGACGTATCAACAATTACCACAAGCAATTCATGAAATTCGTCAGTTACCTAAGCCGTTAAGTGCGTATTTATTCTCTGAAAATGATAAAGCCATTGACTACTTTTTACAAGAACTTCCATTTGGCGGAGGCTGTATCAATGATGTCATTACTCATGTGGCCAATGGATATTTACCATTTGGTGGTGTTGGACCTTCAGGGGTGAAGGCATATCACGGAAAGGCAAGCTTTGAAAACTTCACGCATGCCAAATCAGTTATGCAACGCTCGAATAAGTTAGAAATAGGTTTATTGTTCCCACCGTATAAACAGAAAGTTAAACTTGTACGTACAATCATGAAATAA
- the isdE gene encoding heme ABC transporter substrate-binding protein IsdE, producing MKKWLAGLALTMAVLAGCGDDQADQNKEAKVNVEQTGQATSVEEDHRIIAGTVVIAQILDRLNLDAVAVPDTAKDLPARFDGLPDIGNAMDPDAEIIKSLNPTEVLSVSTLEYDLKDKFEKLKIPVDFVDLSGIEPMMSEITALGERYNRVEEAKALNAELQAEIDAVETTASTKDKPRVLILLGVPGSYLVATENSYAGDLVRLAGGENVMAGQDAEYLPSNTEYLYESNPDIILRLAHGMPDEVIKMFDEEFVTNDVWKHFNAVKNDKVYDLQEELFGTTAALNVPQALNQLEAIFYK from the coding sequence ATGAAAAAATGGCTAGCTGGCCTTGCGCTTACGATGGCAGTATTAGCAGGCTGTGGCGACGATCAAGCTGATCAAAATAAGGAAGCAAAAGTCAATGTTGAACAAACAGGACAAGCAACTTCAGTAGAAGAGGATCACCGGATTATTGCGGGGACAGTTGTTATTGCACAAATTTTAGATCGATTGAACTTAGATGCTGTTGCCGTTCCGGATACAGCGAAGGATTTACCTGCACGGTTTGACGGGTTACCAGACATCGGCAATGCAATGGATCCAGATGCAGAAATTATTAAATCATTAAATCCGACAGAAGTATTATCGGTATCGACATTAGAATATGATTTAAAGGATAAATTTGAAAAGTTAAAAATTCCAGTAGATTTTGTTGATTTATCTGGGATTGAGCCAATGATGTCAGAAATAACAGCACTTGGTGAACGTTATAACCGTGTTGAAGAAGCAAAAGCTTTGAATGCGGAACTTCAAGCAGAGATTGATGCAGTAGAAACAACAGCGAGTACGAAGGATAAACCACGTGTCTTAATTTTATTAGGTGTGCCTGGCAGTTATTTAGTAGCGACAGAAAATTCTTATGCGGGTGACTTAGTTCGTTTAGCGGGTGGGGAAAATGTGATGGCGGGTCAAGACGCTGAATATTTACCTTCGAACACGGAATATTTATATGAATCAAATCCAGACATTATTCTGCGTTTAGCACATGGGATGCCTGATGAAGTCATTAAAATGTTCGATGAAGAATTTGTGACGAATGATGTATGGAAACACTTTAATGCCGTAAAAAACGACAAAGTTTATGATTTACAAGAAGAACTATTTGGTACAACAGCAGCACTTAATGTACCACAAGCACTAAATCAGTTAGAAGCAATTTTTTATAAATAA
- a CDS encoding nitrogen regulation protein NR(II): MEQKTLAREYDLNSKQAYLNLFFEHAEDAIAVFDMEDRVIAVNPAFEKLYGWTKEEAIGNALPLIPPIHLKGAKTRCARLREGKSYTFFETQDMRKDGTVFDAQISLSPILNPHGEIIASSVISRDISYIKENENLIVQSEKMKLVGELAAGVAHEIRNPMTVISGFVQMMNEDASSPYYEYTKLIQTETERIDLILAEFLVLSRPQVKQFTPINLAEILAEVTQLFQFEFQQKSITLKMINPYKNTIIMGNENQIKQVFINLIKNAIEAISEKGTIKLEMCKSSDEKSIYITIKDTGCGIPPHVLERVFEPFYTTKSKGTGLGMMIINKVIQDHQGTIKIKSKQNMGTEILLSFPVEQH, encoded by the coding sequence ATGGAACAAAAAACGTTGGCTCGTGAATATGATTTGAATTCAAAGCAAGCCTACTTAAACTTATTTTTTGAACATGCTGAAGATGCGATTGCCGTATTTGATATGGAGGATCGTGTGATTGCCGTAAACCCCGCCTTTGAAAAACTATATGGTTGGACAAAAGAAGAAGCAATCGGCAATGCATTACCACTGATTCCTCCAATTCATTTAAAAGGAGCGAAAACTCGTTGTGCTCGCTTACGTGAAGGAAAGAGCTATACTTTTTTTGAAACACAAGATATGCGTAAAGATGGTACAGTTTTCGATGCTCAAATCTCTTTATCACCAATTTTGAATCCACACGGTGAAATTATTGCATCCTCTGTCATTTCACGTGATATATCTTATATAAAAGAAAATGAAAATTTAATCGTTCAATCGGAAAAAATGAAGTTAGTTGGGGAACTTGCCGCGGGAGTTGCACATGAAATTCGCAATCCTATGACTGTAATTTCTGGATTCGTTCAGATGATGAATGAAGATGCCTCTTCTCCTTATTATGAATATACAAAACTGATTCAAACCGAAACGGAACGAATCGATTTAATTTTAGCGGAGTTTTTAGTTTTATCGCGCCCGCAAGTAAAACAATTTACACCGATAAATTTAGCCGAAATATTAGCGGAAGTAACACAGCTATTCCAATTTGAATTCCAGCAAAAATCGATTACGTTAAAAATGATTAATCCATATAAAAACACCATCATTATGGGGAATGAAAATCAAATTAAACAAGTATTTATTAATTTAATTAAGAATGCTATTGAAGCGATTAGTGAAAAAGGAACGATTAAACTAGAAATGTGTAAAAGCAGTGATGAAAAATCGATTTACATTACGATTAAAGATACCGGATGTGGCATTCCACCGCATGTGTTAGAAAGAGTTTTCGAGCCTTTCTACACGACGAAGTCTAAAGGAACTGGGCTGGGTATGATGATTATTAATAAGGTGATTCAAGATCATCAAGGGACAATTAAAATCAAGAGTAAACAAAATATGGGTACCGAAATTTTACTAAGCTTTCCAGTTGAACAACATTAA